In Monodelphis domestica isolate mMonDom1 chromosome 4, mMonDom1.pri, whole genome shotgun sequence, one DNA window encodes the following:
- the LOC130453660 gene encoding solute carrier family 12 member 8-like, which translates to MFVIQWIYALVDIGVAVILYFYIGQVSPGLHPGAAANYSLFRWIKSLLIPSFRRLQAPQEQIILTPSLAKVDMEMMQLTKENTDFASRDRYHHSSLVSREELINQF; encoded by the exons ATGTTTGTGATTCAGTGGATCTATGCATTGGTTGACATAGGGGTTGCTGTCATCCTCTATTTCTACATTGGCCAAGTAAGCCCCGGCCTTCATCCTG GAGCTGCTGCCAATTATAGCCTTTTCCGATGGATAAAGTCCCTTCTGATACCTTCATTCAG GAGGCTCCAGGCCCCTCAGGAACAGATTATTTTGACGCCGTCCCTGGCCAAGGTTGACATGGAGATGATGCAGCTCACCAAGGAGAACACGGACTTTGCCTCTCGGGACCGGTACCACCATTCCTCCCTCGTAAGCAGGGAAGAGCTGATAAATCAGTTCTAG